In the Streptomyces sp. WMMC940 genome, AGCGGCGCGGCCAAGCTGGTGGGACCGCTGCTGGAGCAGGCCGCCGAGCATGCCCAGCGCGTCGAGCTGGAGCGCGAGCAGCGTGCCGCGCTGGAGGCACTGAAGCTGCCGGCGTACGAACTCCCGCTGCTGAGCGAGGGGGTCGACCTGGCGGGGCTCTACCAGCTGGCGACCGAACTGCGAAAGCTCGGAGTGGACGCCGGAGCCGATGCCGGGACGGACGCCCGATGACCGGAGTGAACGGATGACGTCGTCGATGACGCATGGCAGCACCCTGCGGGACACACCGCTGCTCGAGATCGATCCACTGCTCGATGACCCGGGCATCCGCATCATCGTGTGCTGCGGCGCCGGCGGGGTGGGCAAGACGACGACCGCCGCCGCCCTCGGGGTACGGGCGGCCGAGCGCGGCCGCCGGGCGGTCGTGCTCACCATCGACCCCGCACGCCGGCTGGCCCAGTCGATGGGGATCGACCTGCTGGACAACACCCCGCGCCGGGTGGACGGCATCGAGGGCGACGGCGAGCTGCACGCCATGATGCTCGACATGAAGCGCACCTTCGACGAGATCGTCGAGGCGCACGCGGACCCGTCCCGGTCCCGCGCCATCCTGGAGAACCCCTTCTACCAGTCGCTGTCGGCCGGCTTCGCGGGCACGCAGGAGTACATGGCGATGGAGAAGCTGGGGCAGTTGCGGGCGCGCGACGAGTGGGACCTGATCATCGTGGACACTCCGCCCTCGCGGTCGGCACTGGACTTCCTGGACGCTCCGAAACGGCTGGGGTCCTTTCTGGACGGCAAGTTCATCAGGCTGCTGATGGCTCCCGCGAAGATGGGCGGCCGGGCCGGGATGAAGTTCCTGAACGTCGGCATGTCGATGATGACCGGCACGCTGGGAAAGCTGCTGGGCGGTCAGCTGCTGCGTGACGTGCAGACCTTCGTGGCCGCCATGGACACGATGTTCGGCGGCTTCCGCACCCGTGCCGATGCCACGTACCGGCTGCTGCAGGCGCCCGGAACGGCGTTCCTGGTGGTCGCCGCCCCGGAGCGGGACGCGCTGCGCGAGGCGGCGTACTTCGTGGAGCGCCTGGCGGCGGAGGAGATGCCGTTGGCCGGGCTGGTGCTGAACCGCGTCCACGGCAGCGGCGCCGCCCGGCTGTCGGCCGAGCGGGCGCTGGCCGCCGCGGAAAATCTTGACGAGGACGGCATTGTGGATCAGGAGGCCGGGAAGGCTGTTGGGCGTGGCTCCACGGGGTCCTCTCCCACCCCTTCCGCCGTGGAGCCGGATTCCGAGTCCGACCAGCCCTCGGCACCCCCGACCTCACAACTGACCGCCGGTCTGCTGCGCCTGCATGCCGAACGGATGCAGGTGCTGTCGCGCGAGCAGCGCATGCGTGACCGCTTCACCGCGCTCCATCCCGAGGTGGCCGTGGCCGAAGTGGCCGCGCTGCCGGGCGATGTGCACGACCTCGCCGGCCTGAGGGCCATCGGCGACAAGCTCGCCGGCGGCGCCCTCCCGGCCGGAGACGCGTAGCCCGGACTACGACGGCGTCTGCCTTCTCGGGCATCCGGGCACACGGCGGAGCGACGCGGCCCGCCGCACGGCCGGGCCGCGCGGTGCCTGAGGGCTGTCCCGTACTGCGTGCGGCCGTGCACAGGCGACCGCCGGCACGCCTCTGCGAGGGGACGACAGGCGACCCCGTCCGCTGTGTGACGGCTCACATCCGGGTGGGGAGCTCCAACGCCGAGGACACGCACGGCTCGGGCGGACCGGGCACGCGTGGCCGGCGCGCTCGCCGCGGCCACCCCGGACGGCAGACGGGACGCACGACCGTCAGGCCGCCGTCAGTCGGCGAGACCGCCCGAACACGGCTCGGCGGAACACGCTCCACAGGGCGCGACAACGAACCCGAGGGACCCATGGGACCCGCAGAGCGGCCGGAGGTCCCTCGGACCCCAGGCCGCGCGGAGGGACACGATGTGGCGTGACCGGGGCCGGACCTGCGGCCGCCTCGGCCCCGGTTCAGCCCACGGCGGCGAACGTCTCATAGGTCTCGTCGTCCTCGAGACCCACGGGCAGGATGCCCGCGCTGCGCTCGTACTCCGTACGCGCGGTCTCCAGCAGACGACGCCAGGAGGTGACGGTGGGGCGCCGGCGCAGCAACGCGCGCCGCTCCCGCTCGGTCATGCCACCCCACACACCGAACTCGACACGGTTGTCGAGCGCGTCGGCCAGGCACTCCGTCCGCACCGGGCATCCGGTGCACACCGCCTTGGCCCTGTTCTGCGCCGCTCCTTGTACGAACAGTTCATCCGGATCGGTAGTGCGGCAAGCTGCCTGCGCACTCCAGTCGGTTACCCAGCCCATGCCGGCGCCGTCCTCTCCCGAATCGAGGCTCCCCCACGGCGGCAGCGGCATATTCACCGCTACCAGTTGAGGACGTTACGGAAGGTGGACACAGCGCAACACCCCCTTCGGGCCCAATCTTGAATGGCCCGAACGGACTATGCGTAAGCGGCAGATCACCCGGGGGAGTGAGCTGAGGGCATACGTAATGAATCCGGCAAATCAGCCGGACAAACGGAACGGCCGCAGGGAGGACGTCACTGCGGAGCGACTCGGGATGGCGCGCGGTCTTGATGCACAACCGCACTGCTGTGACAGTTGGGAGCAGCTTAGGCCAAGGCATATACGCGTGTCCGGAGAATGAGAACGTAGGCTGCCCCTATGTCGAAGAAGCGATCGGGCGGTGGTCTGACCGGGACCCAGCAGGCCGCCAAGTTCCTCGGTGTCAGTGTGCTCGCGGGAGCCGTGCTGGCGGGCCTCGCCCTGCCGGCCGCCGGCGCGCTGGGACTGGCCGCCAAGGGCACGGTCGAGGGATTCGACGAGATCCCCGCCAATCTCAAGACCCCGCCACTGAGCCAGCGCACGACGATCCTGGACGCCGACGGGGGCCAGATCGCCACCGTCTACTCGCGTGACCGCACGGTCGTCCCGCTGAAGGACATCTCGCCGTACATGCAGAAGGCCATCGTCGCCATCGAGGACGCGCGTTTCTACGAACACGGGGCGATCGACCTCAAGGGCGTGCTGCGCGCCGTCAACCGCAACGCGCAGGAGGGCGGCGTGACCCAGGGCGCGTCGACCCTCACCCAGCAGTACGTCAAGAACGTCTTCGTCGAGGAGGCCGGCGACGATCCGGACAAGGTCGCCCAGGCCACCCAGCAGACCATCGGCCGCAAGGTCCGCGAGCTCAAGTACGCGATCCAGGTCGAGGAGGAGCTCGGGAAGAAGAAGATCCTCGAGAACTACCTCAACATCACCTTCTTCGGCCAGCAGGCCTACGGCGTCGAGGCGGCGTCCAAGCGCTACTTCTCGAAGTCGGCGAAGAACCTGAAGCTGGAGGAGGCCGCGCTGCTCGCCGGCATCGTCCAGTCGCCCAGTCGCTACGACCCCGTCAACGACGGCGAGGAGGCGACCAAGCGGCGCAACACCGTGCTCCAGCGGATGGCCGACGTCGGCGACATCTCCCAGTCCGAGGCCGACAGGGCCAAGGAGACGCCGATCACACTGAAGGTCAGCAAGCCCAAGAACGGCTGCATCACGGCCGTCGACGGCGCGGGCTTCTTCTGCGACTACGTGCGCGAGGTCTTCCTCACGGACCCGGTCTTCGGCAAGACCCGCGAGGAGCGGGCCAAGGTCTGGAACCAGGGCGGCCTGACGATCCGTACGACCCTGGACCCGCAGGCGCAGAAGTCCGCCCAGGAGTCGCTGAAGGACCACGTCTACCAGGCCGACAAGGTCGCGGCGGCGGTCACCATGGTGGAGCCCGGGACGGGCCGGATCATCGCGATGGGCCAGTCCAAGCCGTACGGCTTCGGCGAGAACGAGACACAGATCAACTACTCGGTCGACGCCAAGATGGGCGGCTCCAACTTCGGCTTCCCGGTGGGTTCGACCTTCAAGCCGTTCGTGGCCGCGGCCGCGCTGGAGCAGGGCCGGCCACCGACGCAGTCGTACCCGGCTCCGTACAAGATGCCGTACCCGGACTCGATCGCGAGCTGTTCCGACCGGCCCTGGCGGAACCGCGGCGGCGACACGGTGGAGAACGAGAACGAGAAGGAAGTCGGGCCCTACGCCCTCCGCGAGGCGATGGAGCTCTCCGTCAACACGTACTTCGTGCAGATGATAGGAGACATCGGTCTCTGCCCCGTGGTGGAGATGACCGACCGCCTGGGCGTGGTACAGGGCAACGGGGAGAAGCTCCCGGCCAGTCCCGCGCCGCTGACCCTCGGCTCGACCGGTATCTCGCCGCTCACGATGGCCAACGCCTACGCGACGTTCGCCAACCGCGGCACGCACTGCACACCGACGGCGATCGAGTCGATCACGACCGCCGACGGCAAGAGCCTCAGGGTTCCGCGGACCGAGTGCGGCAAGGTGATGTCGGAGCGCACGGCGGACACCGTCAACACGCTGCTGCGCGGCGTGGTCGACTCCGGTACCGGCCAGGAGGCCGGCCTGACGGACCGTGACAACGCGGGCAAGACGGGTACGACGGACGAACGCAGGAACGCCTGGTTCGTGGGCTACACCCCGAACCTGTCGGGAGCGGTCTGGGTCGGCAGCGCCACCCAGAAGGTGAAGATGGTGAACATCCGCATCGGCGGCCGCTACCACGGCAAGGTCTTCGGCGGTCAGGTCCCCGGCCCGATCTGGAAGGACGCGATGGCGGGGGCGCTGGAGGGCAAGGAGGCCCCGGGCTTCAACACCGTCCACGTGCCCGACACGTCGCAGGACGAGGGCGGGGAGGACGAGGGGCGCCCTGACGACGACGGCCGCCACGACGACAAGCCCGGCAGGAACGGCGGCCGGGACCCGTTCCCCGGCATCTCGCTCCCGCCGGACTTCATCGGCGGCAACGTCACCCGCGGCCAGGACAGCGGCGGGAACGGAGGGCGGCATCGGGAGTGACCCCGATGCCGACCGCGGCTCCGGTCACCGTCCCCGTCCCGGTCCGACGTGATCCGTCCCGCGCGGATACGTGACAGGAGCGGGCCGCACCGTCCGGTGGTCCGGGGCGGACGCGGCCGCCGGTCCCGGCACGGGTGCGGCCGCCGCGGCCCGCGCGGTTCACTCGCCGCGTGCCGCCGGACCGGGCAAGGGTCACCCGACCCCGGACAGCGGCCCGGCCGCGGGGGTCACCGTGGCGCCACCGGCGTGGAGCAGTACGGCGAAGGGTCCCGGTGCGGATGGCACCGGGACCCTTCGCCGTACGGGCGCGGTGCGGAACAGGCGCCGCGCGGAACGGGCGCCGCTCGCGGGGCCGACCGCGGAGTCAGCCTGCGAGGAGCTTCTTGACCGCCGCGGCCACGCGGCCGCCCTCGGCGCGGCCCGCCACCTTCGGGTTGACGATCTTCATGACCGCACCCATCGCCCGGGGACCCTCGGCGCCAGCGCCCCTGGCCTCCTCGACGGCCTGGGCCACGATGCCGTTCAACTCGTCGTCCGTCAGCTGCTTGGGCAGGTAGGCGTCGAGGATCTCGCCCTCCGCCTTCTCGCGGTCCGCCTGCTCGGCGCGACCGCCCTGGGCGAAGGCCTCGGCCGCCTCGCGGCGCTTCTTCGCCTCCTTGGCGATCACCTTCTGGACCTCGTCGTCGGAGAGTTCACGCGCCTCCTTGCCCGCGACCTCCTCCTTGGTGATCGCGGAGAGGGTCAGCCGGAGCGTCGAGGAGCGCAGTTCGTCGCGCGCCCTGATCGCCTCGGTGAGGTCTTCCTGCAGCTTGGACTTGAGCGTGGTCATGCGTCGATTGTGGCAGGCGCGCGCCCTCACACGCCCGCGCATTTCCCCCGCGCGGGCCGGAGCCCCTGCTGCCGGGACGACGGCCGCGGCGGGCCGTGGCCTGCGCCCCCTCACCCCACGGCGTCGGCTCACCCGTACCCCGGCCACCCACCACCTCGACCCGACCGCCACCTCAGCCCGACCGTCGGACCGAACCGCCCCTGAGATCGACCCGACCGTGAGATCCGCTCACCCACCCCCTCGCCCCGGGCCGTCACCCCTGCCCGACCACCACCCCTGCCCGACCGCCACCTCGGCCCGACCGTCGGACCGACCCGCCCCTGAGATCGACCCGACCGTGAGATCGGCTCACCCACCCCCTCGCCCCGGGCCGTCACCCCTGCCCGACCTCCGCCCGTAAGGCGCCGGACACATCGTGGCCGTTTCCGGGTGGCGCCCGCGTCGGCCTGCGGCCACCGGCCGTTGACAGCCTGCGCGCATGCCGGTCCTCCGCCTTCCCGTCGACGACCGCCGCTGCCGGTGGCTGGGGCTGACGGGGTCGGCGGCGCTGGCTGCGGGCGGCACGGCAGCCGGTGCCCTGCCCGTAGGCGACGCACCGGCGCCGAACTCCGGAACGGCCGTGCTCGGCCTGG is a window encoding:
- a CDS encoding transglycosylase domain-containing protein, whose protein sequence is MSKKRSGGGLTGTQQAAKFLGVSVLAGAVLAGLALPAAGALGLAAKGTVEGFDEIPANLKTPPLSQRTTILDADGGQIATVYSRDRTVVPLKDISPYMQKAIVAIEDARFYEHGAIDLKGVLRAVNRNAQEGGVTQGASTLTQQYVKNVFVEEAGDDPDKVAQATQQTIGRKVRELKYAIQVEEELGKKKILENYLNITFFGQQAYGVEAASKRYFSKSAKNLKLEEAALLAGIVQSPSRYDPVNDGEEATKRRNTVLQRMADVGDISQSEADRAKETPITLKVSKPKNGCITAVDGAGFFCDYVREVFLTDPVFGKTREERAKVWNQGGLTIRTTLDPQAQKSAQESLKDHVYQADKVAAAVTMVEPGTGRIIAMGQSKPYGFGENETQINYSVDAKMGGSNFGFPVGSTFKPFVAAAALEQGRPPTQSYPAPYKMPYPDSIASCSDRPWRNRGGDTVENENEKEVGPYALREAMELSVNTYFVQMIGDIGLCPVVEMTDRLGVVQGNGEKLPASPAPLTLGSTGISPLTMANAYATFANRGTHCTPTAIESITTADGKSLRVPRTECGKVMSERTADTVNTLLRGVVDSGTGQEAGLTDRDNAGKTGTTDERRNAWFVGYTPNLSGAVWVGSATQKVKMVNIRIGGRYHGKVFGGQVPGPIWKDAMAGALEGKEAPGFNTVHVPDTSQDEGGEDEGRPDDDGRHDDKPGRNGGRDPFPGISLPPDFIGGNVTRGQDSGGNGGRHRE
- a CDS encoding GatB/YqeY domain-containing protein; translated protein: MTTLKSKLQEDLTEAIRARDELRSSTLRLTLSAITKEEVAGKEARELSDDEVQKVIAKEAKKRREAAEAFAQGGRAEQADREKAEGEILDAYLPKQLTDDELNGIVAQAVEEARGAGAEGPRAMGAVMKIVNPKVAGRAEGGRVAAAVKKLLAG
- a CDS encoding ArsA family ATPase — its product is MTSSMTHGSTLRDTPLLEIDPLLDDPGIRIIVCCGAGGVGKTTTAAALGVRAAERGRRAVVLTIDPARRLAQSMGIDLLDNTPRRVDGIEGDGELHAMMLDMKRTFDEIVEAHADPSRSRAILENPFYQSLSAGFAGTQEYMAMEKLGQLRARDEWDLIIVDTPPSRSALDFLDAPKRLGSFLDGKFIRLLMAPAKMGGRAGMKFLNVGMSMMTGTLGKLLGGQLLRDVQTFVAAMDTMFGGFRTRADATYRLLQAPGTAFLVVAAPERDALREAAYFVERLAAEEMPLAGLVLNRVHGSGAARLSAERALAAAENLDEDGIVDQEAGKAVGRGSTGSSPTPSAVEPDSESDQPSAPPTSQLTAGLLRLHAERMQVLSREQRMRDRFTALHPEVAVAEVAALPGDVHDLAGLRAIGDKLAGGALPAGDA
- a CDS encoding WhiB family transcriptional regulator encodes the protein MGWVTDWSAQAACRTTDPDELFVQGAAQNRAKAVCTGCPVRTECLADALDNRVEFGVWGGMTERERRALLRRRPTVTSWRRLLETARTEYERSAGILPVGLEDDETYETFAAVG